In Actinomycetota bacterium, a single window of DNA contains:
- a CDS encoding sulfur reduction protein DsrE gives MKVAYVLATPSAAAYKLGQMILPQLEEDGHGADVLGIFFFDDNNWVLRKGDPLGERLARQASERGILLMMCDRCAIARGLAEGEPGDCKPTNVVEGVQVGCFPDLYAALAAAPPDHVITL, from the coding sequence ATGAAGGTCGCGTACGTGTTGGCCACGCCGAGCGCAGCGGCGTACAAGCTCGGCCAGATGATCCTCCCGCAGCTCGAGGAGGACGGCCACGGCGCCGATGTCCTCGGCATCTTCTTCTTCGACGACAACAACTGGGTGCTGCGCAAGGGCGACCCACTCGGGGAGCGCCTGGCCCGCCAGGCGTCGGAACGCGGCATCCTGCTGATGATGTGCGACCGTTGCGCGATCGCCCGCGGCCTGGCCGAAGGTGAACCCGGTGACTGCAAGCCGACGAACGTGGTCGAGGGCGTGCAGGTCGGCTGCTTCCCGGACCTGTACGCGGCACTGGCAGCCGCTCCGCCCGACCACGTCATCACGCTGTAA
- a CDS encoding alpha-ketoglutarate-dependent dioxygenase AlkB, translated as MEFDEIRMRGQAARRTVRHFGYAYEYETWRLHPTEPLPPELGWLRDRAGAFADVRPADFAQILVSRYPPGATIGWHRDAPMFGAKVVGVSLGAPCRLRLRRIRGGTRSVFALDLPPRSAYLLSGPARSAWQHSIPPVKDLRYSVTFRTVRRRDRGDE; from the coding sequence ATGGAGTTCGACGAGATCCGGATGCGCGGCCAGGCGGCGCGACGGACCGTGCGACACTTCGGGTACGCCTACGAGTACGAAACGTGGCGGCTGCACCCGACCGAGCCGCTGCCACCGGAGCTCGGATGGCTGCGGGACAGGGCCGGCGCGTTCGCCGATGTGCGCCCCGCCGACTTCGCACAGATCCTGGTGTCGAGGTACCCGCCCGGCGCGACGATCGGCTGGCACCGCGACGCACCGATGTTCGGGGCGAAGGTCGTCGGCGTCTCGCTGGGGGCACCTTGCCGGCTACGCCTTCGGCGGATACGCGGAGGGACGCGCTCGGTCTTCGCCCTCGACCTTCCGCCCCGCTCAGCCTACCTGCTGTCGGGTCCTGCCCGCTCCGCCTGGCAGCACAGCATCCCCCCGGTCAAGGACCTGCGCTACTCGGTCACCTTCCGGACCGTCCGACGGCGCGACCGCGGCGACGAGTGA
- a CDS encoding hemerythrin domain-containing protein, with protein sequence MADKDVIDLIRDDHEEIRRLFEQIDKAPANERDELFGRLVHELARHEATEEALVHPTLRDEVAQGEAVATSILNEEEEAERLLADMEKMDPEGAQFLDAFRRLRDMVLNHAEHEEREEHPQLRSELTGQRLHEMADGFRRVKEQAPTHPHPRTPQTPEVRLSVGPIAGVFDRARDAVKNVMP encoded by the coding sequence ATGGCCGACAAGGACGTCATCGACCTGATCCGAGACGACCACGAGGAGATCCGCAGGCTGTTCGAGCAGATCGACAAGGCGCCGGCCAACGAGCGCGACGAGCTCTTCGGCCGGTTGGTTCACGAGCTCGCCCGCCACGAAGCCACCGAGGAGGCACTCGTGCACCCCACCTTGCGCGACGAGGTGGCCCAGGGTGAGGCGGTTGCGACCTCCATCCTCAACGAGGAGGAGGAAGCTGAACGGCTGTTGGCGGACATGGAGAAGATGGACCCCGAGGGCGCCCAGTTCCTCGACGCCTTCCGCCGGCTACGCGACATGGTCCTGAACCACGCCGAGCACGAGGAACGCGAGGAGCACCCGCAGCTGCGCTCGGAGCTCACCGGTCAGCGGCTCCACGAGATGGCGGACGGCTTCCGCCGGGTCAAGGAGCAGGCGCCCACGCACCCACACCCCAGGACACCGCAGACGCCCGAGGTTCGCCTGAGCGTCGGACCGATCGCCGGCGTCTTCGACCGCGCCCGCGACGCCGTCAAGAACGTGATGCCCTAG
- a CDS encoding HD domain-containing protein, translating to MGEAFLRRDRTQREREERRLAPAATRSTASQGRVRHEPEDPLRTCFERDRDRILYSKAFRRLKHKTQVFLNPEGDHVVTRLTHTLQVSQVARSLATGLGLNEPLAEAIALGHDVGHTPFGHTGEEALSPYVDGGWHHAAQSVRILSVLEDLNPTAEVLDGVRAHSWRVEPPPATCEGEVVRFADRIAYLSHDALDAMRAGVLYREDLPAGARRCFGEPGSQWIGAMIDAVLDESLATGTVAMDPAALEVMHELRAFLFERVYRAEDTARKKQAATTIIRQLVDYHLQHPGEMPSSYRDTEADRATQVIDYVSGMTDRYALALHDRLFRPVLPVDVLAPWTSA from the coding sequence ATGGGTGAGGCGTTCCTGCGGCGGGATCGCACCCAGCGAGAACGCGAGGAGCGACGACTGGCTCCCGCCGCGACCCGCTCCACGGCATCGCAGGGTCGGGTCCGTCACGAGCCGGAGGACCCCTTGCGCACCTGCTTCGAGCGGGATCGCGACCGGATCCTGTACTCCAAGGCCTTCCGCCGCCTCAAGCACAAGACGCAGGTGTTCCTCAATCCCGAGGGGGATCACGTCGTGACCCGGCTGACCCACACCCTGCAGGTCAGCCAGGTCGCCCGTTCGCTGGCCACCGGGCTGGGGTTGAACGAGCCGCTGGCCGAGGCGATCGCCCTGGGCCACGACGTCGGCCACACGCCCTTCGGACACACCGGCGAGGAGGCGCTGTCGCCGTACGTGGACGGCGGCTGGCACCACGCGGCGCAGAGCGTGCGGATCCTGTCGGTCCTGGAGGACCTCAACCCCACCGCTGAGGTGCTCGACGGGGTCCGGGCCCACTCGTGGCGGGTCGAGCCCCCGCCGGCGACCTGCGAGGGGGAGGTGGTCCGCTTCGCCGACCGGATCGCCTACCTCTCGCACGACGCGCTGGACGCGATGCGCGCCGGCGTGCTGTACCGGGAGGATCTACCGGCCGGCGCCCGCCGCTGCTTCGGCGAGCCCGGCAGCCAGTGGATCGGGGCGATGATCGACGCGGTCCTCGACGAGAGCCTGGCGACCGGGACCGTCGCGATGGACCCGGCGGCCCTCGAGGTGATGCACGAGCTGCGGGCGTTCCTGTTCGAGCGGGTCTACCGAGCCGAGGACACCGCCCGGAAGAAGCAGGCCGCGACCACGATCATCCGCCAGCTCGTCGACTACCACCTGCAGCACCCCGGCGAGATGCCATCGTCGTACCGCGACACCGAAGCCGACCGGGCCACCCAGGTGATCGACTACGTGTCGGGGATGACCGACCGGTACGCCCTGGCGCTGCACGACCGCCTGTTCCGCCCGGTCCTCCCGGTCGACGTGCTCGCCCCTTGGACATCGGCGTGA